One region of Leptidea sinapis chromosome 10, ilLepSina1.1, whole genome shotgun sequence genomic DNA includes:
- the LOC126966470 gene encoding tudor domain-containing 6-like isoform X1, which translates to MASPSGMQRSFNLYVTHLDADGYFLKISGQLDHQSSLIVETLFEAARADLENGVGAAPPAAIREGIICAAKYKDGIYYRAKVINTSDLATGLVGVQFIDYGNKDIISLNTIRFLDKYDPLFLQIPGQATDYYISRLMHLGGRWDEPLLMKLQTLVCYAEYPATIEAQTRTLPLVAILFKGTDLSTHIAANRMGAFIPLPKQDMLLSQMTECHQGSNWSPSVLNQQTYTEHVPFLINQNFPNPATAMRLNQQMTLPCNISPQHSVISQSLLVNRASRNAVNLRAPARQPQHITAKNPQHTLTAVPPTNAVPPKPSSPKKSTTYKSRLLEVNSQHKVFVSYADEGPELFAIQMVSDANLLQNMMDEINRRPHKSLAEPPMIGTVCLGRMSGDRIICRAIVMNLSGSQCKLFFVDFGDTEMVSYYDIFDIPEEFVKPNVFAMRFCLSGVKKLEKSPHLNKTFKQLVNGNILTLRVVAPEGPPLIQYGELYLDNKNVLELLMANMKDNLQFKWMEMLSLGTRHSVLVSYVDSCIKFYVQLSEKIDELNAVMEAVKVHCEHSSSPGPLPVGAVCCARFPDDDNWYRAMVRHTQGEQVVVAYVDYGNEQEVNVSDLRTITPGLIQLPAQALKCALKGFENKPVETKTSNQLEMLALEKTLTMTIDGFLSKDTMLVSLVDDTVSPLLDIARRMNQLSQPRGSVPHEKTTQVRRDTPGSSIGSHEDSVPDDPHRSGFRREKSFRDERKSREDGFSHRGSSFRARDHMESFDTSAPGHHSDKFAKPDRRGKPWESQTPNPLPSGDDWEESPQPEIQSPPLRQSRDNHRERRGKPWENQTPNPAPAGDDWEESPPLRQSRDNNRESRKKDGKQKGWKKESSVGRRLQQARDAANSAHASPPATPPGDIKRRDRFSHDGFNKFDTNRSDRRDNRGDRRDNWGDKKENWGDIKNESCEEKKEGWNQKREPRDNITEIGGDGNERFYRSDKNEKYNRGDRNEIFYQGDKNERFNRGDKNERFNRGDRNDGSDRRGRSDRGGRGGRSNFTRRDRPERSCGSDSDKRSERSYRTDDRGGRGSRDRYKKNPFQYKELANPVPLDSNFTEPAMELGSQHEASVTWIISPENFYTQLLSQHSKFLEMMHKIPEMYKGVKFHTGNVGVGNSVLARYPVDGVLYRAVIVSVEPFSKYIVQYIDFGNEQLVDAKDIWQLDQELMELPKMAVHCSLAGVVPVDGEWMANPDIDLCFSAPRYQCIFHECMDDRFKVSLWNNSVSVADMLVEKQLASVSEHQSPVALTDEPIDLTIIIGQQILCRVTHVESYDKFYVQLDLEKARLVERAIDEYDTAQLTPLSAERVAPGSHCVVRGADQTRRAILADVSDVAITAVLPDYGNTVTVTVDNLMVLPPELSLYYYQSLECCLHNYDEGSKPLVALDELRTQLAGNKVIMYINDVDGIRLMSTLYEPVTGKKIAIFEPDPDAYDEVTPLCPSAVFNYNFGMAYVSHVESLNEVYLLKATDSDSIAAFLDLMYQFYEEGTPEALETCEVGDFCAAKSSDGNWYRATIVSIADDEVTVQFPDYGNTERVHKDALRKLDTKFFEPCYFVIVAGLNLVACNDNAIEKLREWTTEKEVEVTLAFGNDGWLARLHLDGVDLTVKLVNENLATPKPATKESPEEAVLSQPISVPVGCTQVYISHIDTPGQFWLQMSDKVDKIEEIQAELQANFESYADIDNREMGTLCAAKYSADDQWYRAEILDADSDITTVRFIDYGNTDVLDNQPGLIKVIPDNMKEIERYAIKASVNAVPTGTGQWSEPTSDYFTQLVGDLSNPVDALIVLKDVTTYVDVYVNGQNLTDQLVSEGHATKSDKDECGDLPSCFASHVNSPSEFWLQLESATFELQAMEAAMVDAENFPPLETKEEGVLCAALYPEDGAWYRAQVIVDGSEGTEVLFMDYGNASITGELRNLPDELKIKPALSRKCALQKPRDIKWSQKSEVKFNELAAEGATIFNVQFIASGDVSIVDLFLGGKSVTEELLGLCEEHPLVRLTPVGQDTWATGKICYLNSLKEIYIHLDDSVTNIDKVTEVLAGGEEFEPVSELKVGSICAALWTEDEQWYRVRILEFGDVGAHVQFIDYGNKAKCENFRQLPEEILGFEPLAKCCRLCCVEDAMNEETKLRIDDLVAELTTFQIEFLDSITDPPLVKLLIDGVDIISVLNDKPCTEPQESCYDVDNTAEESGSIFNELEASKLNLNESICSMETFVENKTLIVDIKDACLESEMYSLALDHQISSETLLISVEEDKLDESIKLEKQLSTGKTKELNETRTIIESCINEIAKECNISADTVESKDTIKEESDVNVTRESHTKHDFVILKDHYSTLKPVESYDAGKTEKSSVHEIPKHHNDSADTENSQVINKYESHVKVNNDGENENAVEYLESEMNVLGPVRETSSETSNNFEDTVTGAADRSHISLEEENLDVSKKIEYQQGKENFVESNETGKIKESNMVTVEKLHVRVNNDVENEKITKDSVECLESEMNSLAPVSETSSETLNERIENVELNETGKIKESNSVTVGTFKVTTYNNGENETKIKDAVECLESEMNAFAQVSKPSDNFDDTVTRASDEVDEENLDHAIKLENQQGKDNTVESYETVKIKDSNTLTVETSDARAYNNSENEKKIKDAVECLESEMNSFTPVSNPSDNLDDTIPRAADRRYISVVEENLDDSIKLEYQQGKENIVETNETGKIKESNIVNNDVENEKITRDSLECLESEIYSLGPVSETSSETLNNFDDTGTCAADKKQISLQEEKLDDSIK; encoded by the exons ATGGCGTCACCATCAGGAATGCAGAGATCATTTAACCTTTACGTTACCCATTTGGATGCTGAtggttattttttaaaaataagtggaCAATTAGACCATCAATCTTCGTTGATAGTTGAAACTCTGTTTGAAGCAGCTCGGGCGGACCTAGAAAATGGTGTCGGAGCAGCGCCGCCGGCAGCTATTCGCGAAGGTATAATTTGTGCGGCAAAATACAAAGATGGGATATACTACAGAGCCAAAGTAATAAATACATCTGATTTGGCCACTGGATTAGTCGGAGTGCAATTTATTGATTAcggaaataaagatattatttcgcTAAACACAATACGATTTCTAGATAAATACGATCCTCTGTTTTTACAAATACCAGGTCAAGCCACTGATTATTATATTTCTAGACTTATGCATTTAGGTGGACGTTGGGACGAACCACTTTTAATGAAACTACAGACTTTAGTTTGCTATGCTGAATATCCAGCAACAATAGAAGCTCAAACAAGGACACTACCTTTAgttgcaattttatttaaaggtaCTGATTTATCTACACATATTGCAGCTAATAGAATGGGGGCCTTTATACCACTGCCTAAGCAAGATATGTTGTTATCACAAATGACAGAATGCCATCAGGGCTCTAATTGGTCTCCAAGTGTACTGAATCAACAAACATATACAGAACATGTGCcgtttttaataaatcaaaactTCCCAAACCCAGCCACAGCAATGAGGTTGAATCAGCAAATGACATTACCATGTAACATATCACCCCAACATTCAGTCATAAGTCAAAGCCTTTTAGTTAATAGGGCATCCAGAAATGCTGTGAATCTCCGTGCACCAGCTAGGCAGCCACAACATATCACAGCAAAAAACCCACAGCATACATTGACAGCCGTACCACCGACAAATGCCGTACCACCAAAACCATCATCACCAAAAAAATCCACTACATATAAGAGTAGACTTCTGGAAGTAAACTCACAGCATAAGGTATTTGTGTCATATGCAGACGAAGGTCCTGAGTTATTTGCTATTCAAATGGTTTCTGATGCAAATTTACTTCAGAATATGATGGATGAAATAAATCGCAGGCCACATAAAAGTTTGGCAGAGCCACCAATGATTGGGACAGTATGTCTTGGAAGAATGTCTGGTGACAGAATTATATGTAGAGCAATTGTCATGAATCTCTCAGGGTCGCAGTGTAAACTTTTCTTTGTTGATTTTGGAGATACAGAAATGGTGTCCTACtatgatatatttgatatacCTGAAGAGTTTGTGAAACCAAATGTATTTGCAATGAGGTTCTGCTTGTCTGGGGTGAAAAAATTAGAAAAGAGCCCCCActtgaataaaacatttaagcAGCTTGTTAATGGAAATATATTAACATTAAGAGTTGTGGCACCAGAGGGCCCACCTTTGATTCAATATGGAGAGCTGTATTTGGATAACAAGAATGTTCTAGAATTGTTAATGGCAAATATGAAAGACAATTTGCAGTTCAAGTGGATGGAAATGTTAAGCCTTGGTACAAGACATTCAGTTCTTGTTTCTTATGTAGAtagttgtataaaattttatgtccaATTATCTGAAAAGATAGATGAATTGAATGCAGTAATGGAGGCTGTGAAAGTTCATTGTGAGCATAGTTCTTCTCCTGGTCCTCTGCCTGTTGGAGCTGTGTGTTGTGCTAGGTTTCCTGATGATGACAACTGGTACAGGGCAATGGTACGACATACTCAAGGTGAACAAGTGGTTGTAGCATATGTGGATTATGGAAACGAACAAGAAGTTAATGTTTCCGATCTGAGAACTATTACACCGGGTTTGATTCAGCTGCCTGCTCAAGCCTTGAAGTGTGCActgaag GGTTTCGAGAATAAACCAGTAGAAACAAAGACATCAAATCAGTTGGAAATGCTTGCCCTGGAGAAGACATTGACCATGACCATAGATGGTTTTCTGTCAAAAGATACAATGTTGGTGTCTCTGGTGGACGACACTGTCAGTCCTCTGTTAGATATTGCGAGGAGGATGAACCAGCTGTCTCAACCAAGGGGCAGTGTCCCTCATGAG AAAACAACACAAGTCCGCAGAGATACACCAGGAAGTAGCATTGGCTCTCATGAAGATAGTGTTCCTGATGACCCTCATAGGTCTGGCTTTCGGAGAGAGAAGAGTTTTAGAGATGAGAGAAAATCGAGGGAGGATGGCTTTTCCCACAGGGGAAGCAGTTTTCGTGCAAG GGATCACATGGAGAGTTTCGATACATCGGCCCCGGGACATCACAGTGACAAATTCGCCAAGCCCGACAG ACGCGGCAAGCCCTGGGAGAGCCAGACACCAAACCCCCTGCCCTCAGGCGACGACTGGGAGGAATCCCCGCAGCCTGAGATACAATCTCCACCGCTGCGCCAGAGCAGAGACAACCATAGGGAAAG ACGCGGCAAGCCCTGGGAGAACCAGACACCGAACCCCGCGCCCGCCGGCGACGACTGGGAGGAATCTCCACCGCTGCGCCAGAGCAGAGACAACAACAGGGAAAG CAGAAAGAAAGACGGGAAACAGAAGGGATGGAAGAAGGAGAGCAGCGTGGGGCGACGCCTCCAGCAGGCGAGGGACGCGGCCAACAGTGCGCATGCGTCACCGCCGGCCACGCCCCCGGGAGACATAAAGCGACG TGATCGATTCAGTCATGACGGGTTTAACAAATTTGACACAAATAGATCTGATAGGCGTGATAATCGTGGAGATAGGAGAGACAATTGGGgtgataaaaaagaaaattgggGAGATATCAAAAATGAAAGTTGTGAAGAAAAGAAGGAAGGGTGGAATCAGAAGAGGGAGCCAAGAGATAATATAACTGAAATAGGGGGAGATGGAAATGAAAGATTCTACCGAAgtgataaaaatgaaaaatacaaCCGTGGTGACAGAAATGAAATATTCTACCAAGGTGATAAAAATGAACGATTCAACCGAGGTGATAAAAATGAAAGATTCAACCGAGGTGATAGAAACGACGGATCTGATAGGAGAGGAAGGTCTGACAGAGGTGGCAGGGGAGGACGTAGCAATTTCACACGAAGAGACAGGCCCGAACGATCATGTGGCTCAGACAGTGATAAAAGATCTGAAAGAAGCTATCGCACCGATGACAGAGGTGGTAGGGGCAGTCGCGatcgttataaaaaaaatccgttCCAATATAAAGAATTAGCGAACCCTGTACCTTTGGATTCAAACTTTACGGAACCCGCAATGGAACTTGGCTCACAACATGAAGCTTCAGTCACTTGGATTATATCACCCGAGAATTTTTATACACAGCTGCTATCCCAACACTCGAAGTTTTTGGAAATGATGCACAAAATCCCAGAGATGTACAAAGGCGTTAAATTTCATACCGGAAACGTTGGTGTTGGTAACTCTGTTCTGGCAAGATATCCCGTTGACGGGGTGTTATACAGAGCTGTCATTGTGTCTGTTGAACCTTTCTCGAAATATATAGTTCAATACATAGACTTTGGTAACGAACAACTAGTAGATGCCAAAGATATCTGGCAACTGGACCAAGAATTGATGGAACTGCCTAAAATGGCGGTTCATTGCTCTTTAGCCGGTGTGGTGCCGGTAGATGGAGAATGGATGGCGAATCCAGATATAGATTTGTGCTTCAGTGCTCCTCGATATCAATGTATCTTCCACGAATGTATGGATGATCGATTTAAAGTTTCTCTGTGGAATAATAGTGTCAGTGTCGCCGATATGCTTGTGGAAAAACAGTTGGCTTCAGTCTCAGAACATCAATCTCCTGTCGCATTAACGG ATGAACCGATAGACCTGACTATCATAATAGGGCAGCAGATATTGTGCCGAGTGACCCACGTGGAGTCATACGACAAGTTCTATGTTCAGCTGGATTTGGAAAAGGCGAGACTTGTGGAGCGCGCCATCGACGAATATGACACGGCTCAG CTCACGCCGCTCAGCGCGGAGCGCGTGGCGCCCGGCTCGCACTGCGTCGTGCGCGGGGCGGACCAGACACGCCGCGCCATCTTGGCCGACGTGAGTGACGTGGCCATCACCGCAGTGCTGCCGGACTACGGGAACACCGTCACCGTGACTGTGGACAAT CTTATGGTTCTGCCGCCGGAGCTGAGCCTGTACTACTACCAGTCACTGGAGTGTTGTCTCCACAACTACGACGAGGGCTCCAAGCCGCTGGTAGCACTAGACGAGCTCAGGACTCAGCTCGCAGGGAACAAGGTCATCATGTACATTAACGATGTTGACGGAATTAG GTTGATGTCAACTCTATACGAACCCGTGACCGGCAAAAAAATAGCCATATTTGAGCCTGATCCGGACGCTTATGACGAGGTGACTCCGTTGTGCCCGAGCGCAGTGTTCAATTACAACTTCGGTATGGCGTACGTGTCGCACGTCGAAAGTCTCAACGAAGTATATTTGCTGAAGGCCACGGACAGCGATAGCATCGCGGCGTTCCTGGACTTAATGTACCAGTTCTACGAGGAAG gtACACCTGAAGCCTTAGAAACATGCGAAGTGGGTGATTTTTGTGCGGCGAAATCATCAGACGGCAACTGGTATCGAGCTACTATTGTCAGTATCGCAGACGATGAGGTCACGGTGCAGTTCCCAGACTATGGCAACACAGAAAGAGTCCACAAAGATGCTCTCAGAAAACTAGATACAAAGTTCTTCGAGCCATGTTATTTCGTGATTGTGGCGGGACTTAATCTAGTTGCTTGCAATGATAACGCGATAGAGAAACTGCGTGAATGGACCACGGAAAAGGAAGTTGAAGTCACTTTGGCTTTTGGAAACGACGGCTGGCTTGCAAGGCTCCATTTAGACGGTGTAGATTTAACTGTAAAACTTGTTAACGAAAACTTAGCCACGCCGAAACCAGCTACAAAAGAGTCACCAGAAGAAGCAGTTTTATCTCAACCTATATCAGTCCCGGTTGGCTGCACACAAGTTTACATCAGCCATATCGACACACCTGGACAATTCTGGTTGCAAATGTCTGATAAAGTTGATAAAATTGAAGAAATTCAAGCAGAACTCCAAGCCAATTTTGAATCTTATGCCGATATAGACAACAGAGAAATGGGCACGTTGTGTGCTGCCAAGTACTCCGCTGACGATCAATGGTACCGTGCAGAGATATTAGACGCGGATTCTGATATAACGACAGTCCGGTTTATTGATTATGGCAACACTGATGTACTCGACAACCAGCCAGGCTTGATCAAAGTAATACCAGATAACATGAAGGAAATTGAACGTTATGCAATCAAGGCAAGCGTGAACGCAGTCCCCACTGGTACGGGGCAATGGTCTGAACCGACGTCAGATTACTTCACTCAATTGGTTGGTGACCTTTCCAATCCCGTTGACGCTCTGATTGTTCTCAAAGATGTGACAACGTACGTTGATGTTTATGTCAATGGCCAAAATCTGACAGACCAGTTGGTTTCCGAAGGGCACGCAACTAAATCGGACAAAGATGAATGTGGAGATTTGCCCTCTTGCTTTGCGAGCCATGTCAATTCTCCATCCGAGTTCTGGTTACAGTTAGAATCGGCGACTTTTGAACTTCAAGCCATGGAAGCAGCTATGGTCGATGCCGAAAATTTCCCACCGCTGGAAACTAAGGAAGAGGGAGTCTTATGCGCCGCTTTATACCCTGAAGATGGTGCGTGGTACAGGGCTCAAGTCATCGTTGATGGCTCTGAAGGGACTGAAGTCCTATTCATGGACTACGGCAACGCTTCGATAACAGGTGAGTTGCGAAATCTACCCGACGAGCTGAAAATAAAACCAGCTCTATCCAGAAAATGTGCTCTTCAGAAACCACGAGATATAAAATGGTCGCAAAAATCCGAAGTGAAGTTCAATGAATTGGCGGCAGAAGGTGCTACTATATTTAACGTACAATTTATTGCTTCTGGAGATGTTTCAATCGTGGATTTGTTTCTTGGAGGGAAATCTGTTACTGAAGAACTTCTAGGTTTGTGTGAAGAGCACCCTCTAGTTAGACTTACCCCAGTTGGACAAGATACATGGGCTACTGGAAAGATTTGTTACCTGAATTCATTGAAAGAAATCTACATTCATTTGGATGACTCAGTGACTAATATTGATAAAGTGACGGAAGTACTAGCGGGGGGCGAGGAATTTGAACCCGTTTCTGAATTAAAAGTGGGCTCTATATGTGCCGCATTGTGGACTGAAGATGAACAATGGTATAGGGTGAGAATATTGGAATTTGGTGATGTGGGTGCTCATGTCCAGTTTATTGATTATGGGAATAAAGCAAAATGTGAAAATTTCAGACAGTTACCTGAAGAAATATTAGGATTCGAGCCGCTTGCTAAATGTTGTCGATTATGTTGTGTAGAAGATGCAATGAATGAAGAGACTAAACTAAGAATAGACGACCTAGTAGCTGAACTGACTACTTTCCAAATTGAATTTTTAGACAGCATCACGGATCCTCCTTTAGTTAAGTTACTGATTGACGGAGTAGATATAATTTCAGTATTAAATGACAAACCATGTACAGAGCCACAAGAATCCTGTTATGATGTAGATAATACTGCAGAAGAATCGGGCAGTATTTTCAATGAATTGGAAGCATCAAAATTAAATCTAAATGAAAGTATTTGTAGTATGGAAACTTTTGTAGAAAACAAAACGCTTATTGTGGATATAAAAGATGCATGTCTTGAAAGTGAAATGTACTCACTTGCGCTGGATCATCAAATTTCTAGTGAAACCCTTCTGATATCTGTTGAAGAAGATAAATTAGATGAatcaataaaattagaaaagcAGCTCAGTACAGGTAAAACTAAAGAATTGAACGAGACGCGTACAATAATTGAATCCTGTATTAATGAAATCGCAAAGGAATGTAATATCTCGGCTGATACTGTAGAATCAAAAGATACTATTAAAGAAGAATCAGATGTTAATGTTACAAGAGAATCTCATACCAAACACGACTTTGTAATATTAAAGGACCACTATAGTACCTTAAAACCTGTAGAATCTTACGACGCAGGTAAAACAGAAAAATCTTCTGTACATGAAATTCCAAAACACCATAATGACTCAGCTGATACAGAAAATTCCCaggttattaataaatatgagtCTCATGTGAAAGTCAATAATGACGGTGAAAATGAAAATGCAGTAGAATACCTTGAAAGTGAAATGAATGTATTAGGGCCTGTTCGTGAAACTTCCAGCgaaacttcaaataattttgaGGACACTGTTACTGGTGCAGCTGACAGGAGTCATATATCATTAGAAGAAGAAAACTTAGatgtttcaaaaaaaattgaatatcaGCAGGGCAAAGAAAATTTTGTGGAATCTAACGAGACGGGTAAAATTAAAGAATCCAATATGGTAACTGTAGAAAAATTGCATGTGAGAGTCAATAATGACGTTGAAAATGAAAAGATAACAAAAGATTCAGTAGAATGCCTTGAAAGTGAAATGAATTCATTAGCACCAGTTAGTGAAACTTCTAGCGAAACGCTTAATGAACGAATCGAAAACGTGGAATTAAACGAGACGGGCAAAATAAAAGAATCAAATTCGGTGACCGTAGGAACATTCAAAGTGACCACCTATAATAATGGTGAAAATGAAACGAAAATTAAAGATGCAGTAGAATGCCTGGAGAGTGAAATGAACGCATTTGCGCAGGTTAGTAAAccttctgataattttgatgaTACAGTTACTCGTGCATCTGACGAAGTGGACGAAGAAAACTTAGATCAtgcaataaaattagaaaatcaGCAGGGCAAAGACAATACTGTGGAATCTTATGAGACGGTTAAAATAAAAGATTCAAATACGTTGACCGTAGAAACATCCGATGCGAGAGCCTATAACAACAgtgaaaatgaaaagaaaataaaagatgCAGTAGAGTGCCTTGAAAGTGAAATGAATTCATTTACGCCGGTTAGTAATCCTTCTGATAATTTAGATGACACAATTCCTCGTGCAGCTGACAGGAGGTATATTTCAGTGGTGGAAGAAAACTTAGATGATTCaataaaattagaatatcaGCAGGGCAAAGAAAACATTGTGGAAACTAACGAGACAGGTAAAATTAAAGAATCCAATATAGTTAATAATGATGTTGAAAATGAAAAGATAACAAGAGATTCACTAGAATGTCTTGAAAGTGAAATTTATTCATTAGGACCGGTTAGTGAAACTTCTAGCGAAACTCTTAATAACTTTGATGACACGGGTACTTGTGCAGCTGACAAGAAGCAGATATCACTGCAAGAAGAAAAATTAGATgattcaataaaataa